In a single window of the Amycolatopsis sp. cg5 genome:
- a CDS encoding LLM class flavin-dependent oxidoreductase — protein MDDVRVGVVFRPDSPPEDLRQTVRAADEAGVDELWLWEDCFREGGLTSCAAALAWSERLTVGIGLMPVPLRNPAVTAMEIATLARLFPGRFVPAVGHGVLEWMAQVGARAASPMTLLREHADAVRRLLHGETVSTAGRYVRLDTVALDWPPRQVPPLIIGARGPKTVALAGEVGDGVLLDALVVTPEYVAAEATRVAEAARAPADRRRRSSCSPRSNRTFPRSVIAPAN, from the coding sequence ATGGATGATGTTCGTGTGGGTGTGGTGTTCCGGCCGGATTCACCGCCGGAGGACCTGCGTCAGACCGTGCGCGCCGCCGACGAGGCCGGTGTCGACGAGCTGTGGCTGTGGGAGGACTGCTTTCGCGAAGGTGGGCTGACCTCGTGCGCGGCCGCGCTGGCGTGGAGCGAAAGGCTGACCGTCGGGATCGGCCTGATGCCGGTGCCGCTGCGCAACCCGGCCGTCACCGCGATGGAGATCGCCACGCTCGCGCGGCTGTTCCCCGGCCGGTTCGTCCCGGCCGTCGGTCACGGGGTGCTGGAGTGGATGGCACAGGTCGGCGCCCGCGCCGCGTCGCCGATGACATTGCTGCGCGAGCACGCCGACGCCGTCCGGCGCCTGCTGCACGGCGAGACCGTCAGCACGGCCGGGCGATACGTGCGGCTCGACACGGTCGCGCTGGACTGGCCGCCGCGACAGGTGCCGCCCCTGATCATCGGCGCGCGGGGGCCGAAGACCGTCGCGCTGGCCGGCGAGGTGGGTGATGGTGTGCTCCTGGACGCGCTGGTCGTCACCCCGGAGTACGTCGCGGCGGAGGCCACCCGGGTGGCCGAGGCCGCGCGGGCGCCGGCCGACCGGCGCCGCAGGTCGTCGTGTTCGCCGAGATCGAACCGAACGTTCCCGCGCTCGGTGATCGCGCCCGCGAACTGA
- a CDS encoding BTAD domain-containing putative transcriptional regulator — translation MRDGEVRFRLLGPLTVTVDGARVPLGGTKERVLLAHLLLNANRLVSPGQLIETLWPSDPPTSATANLQTYVWRLRRRLPEAVRRDGTGYSLTVDRDDIDAYRFARLTEDASRAAKEGAPEQALALLGEAEALWLGDPLEDLPATPAWDAELGRLAENRLAAVEERLALQVRLGRNDATIAELVVLLAEYPYRERLWQQYMLALDGAGRQADALKAYATARERLVTELGVEPGPELRAVQAAILSGETVRPAPLRQLPADIPDFTGREEYVRELENALCADRGTPPVVVLTGPPGTGKTALAMRVAHRLAARFPDGQLYVDLSATGTPREPGDVLADFLHALGISGKAVPAGLAQRAALFRSRLSGRRVLLALDDAATVQQVRPLLPADAGCAVLVTIRGRLPELAGAKHVELSVFDEREAAQLLAGIAGTERVAAEPAEAAAIVRACGYLPLAIRIAGARLAGRQAWSLRTLQGRLTDESSRLSELRVGDLGVRSSFELSLRQLSEAARTAFGRLALLGAQDFPSWVMDELLDRPAAHDVLDVLVDANLLSLVGTDVAGHPRYRLHDLLRCYAAELLAAQPFQGQALARVLTALLSLVKIAAAALPSAFGAMTGRDLGGRLDAAVAGDPLSWFTAERKLLAAAVQLAADAGLDELAWQLTAAAVPFYDLRGAYDDWARSHQVALEAVVAAGNRAGEAVLARGLGQVRLYHDEYPEAERAMTRAAELFAELGDVRGEALAVAGLGTVSRVRERPAEALAFYRRALAGLDEAGDRTGVAQMRNSLGSTHLLLGEFAEAEKWLGRARELAAEIGDAHREAKVLTELGTLHREAGRFPESLACLRLALSILDEIGDERCSAYALLGIGQALLATGEPVQARGVCDRALRVFRETGNRQGERTGLALLEQAQRRRSSAAART, via the coding sequence ATGCGGGACGGAGAGGTGCGTTTCAGGCTGCTGGGGCCGCTCACCGTGACGGTCGACGGTGCGCGGGTCCCGCTGGGCGGGACGAAGGAGCGGGTGCTGCTGGCGCATCTGCTGCTCAACGCGAACCGGCTGGTCTCGCCGGGACAGCTGATCGAAACGCTGTGGCCGTCCGATCCGCCGACCTCGGCCACCGCGAACTTGCAGACCTACGTGTGGCGGTTGCGCCGCAGGTTGCCGGAGGCCGTCCGACGTGACGGGACCGGCTATTCGCTCACCGTCGACCGTGACGACATCGACGCGTATCGGTTCGCGCGATTGACCGAAGACGCCTCGCGGGCGGCCAAGGAAGGCGCCCCCGAGCAGGCGTTGGCGTTGCTGGGTGAGGCGGAGGCGTTGTGGCTGGGTGATCCGCTGGAGGACCTGCCCGCCACGCCCGCGTGGGACGCGGAACTGGGCAGGCTGGCCGAAAACCGGCTGGCCGCGGTCGAGGAGCGGCTCGCGCTGCAGGTCAGGCTCGGCCGGAACGACGCGACGATCGCCGAGCTGGTCGTGCTGCTCGCGGAGTATCCGTATCGGGAACGCCTGTGGCAGCAGTACATGCTGGCGCTCGACGGCGCCGGGCGGCAGGCCGACGCGCTCAAGGCGTACGCCACCGCGCGGGAGCGGCTGGTCACCGAACTCGGCGTCGAACCGGGGCCGGAACTGCGTGCCGTGCAGGCGGCGATCCTGAGCGGGGAGACCGTCCGGCCCGCGCCGCTGCGGCAGCTGCCCGCCGACATCCCGGACTTCACCGGCCGCGAGGAGTACGTGCGCGAGCTGGAAAATGCGTTGTGCGCGGACCGCGGCACGCCGCCGGTGGTGGTGCTGACCGGGCCGCCCGGCACCGGCAAGACCGCGCTGGCGATGCGGGTCGCGCACCGGCTGGCCGCCCGGTTCCCCGACGGGCAGCTCTACGTCGACCTCTCCGCGACCGGCACGCCCCGCGAACCCGGTGACGTGCTCGCCGATTTCCTGCACGCGCTCGGGATTTCCGGCAAGGCCGTCCCGGCCGGGCTGGCGCAGCGGGCCGCGCTGTTCCGTTCGCGGCTCAGCGGCCGACGGGTGCTGCTCGCGCTCGACGACGCCGCGACCGTGCAGCAGGTCAGGCCGCTGCTGCCGGCGGACGCGGGCTGCGCCGTGCTCGTCACCATCCGGGGCAGGCTGCCCGAGCTCGCCGGCGCGAAACACGTTGAGCTGTCGGTGTTCGACGAGCGCGAGGCCGCGCAGCTGCTCGCCGGGATCGCGGGCACCGAACGCGTCGCGGCCGAACCGGCCGAAGCCGCCGCGATCGTGCGGGCCTGCGGGTATCTGCCGCTGGCGATCCGGATCGCCGGTGCGCGGCTGGCCGGTCGCCAGGCGTGGAGCCTGCGTACCTTGCAGGGCAGGCTGACCGACGAATCGAGCAGGCTGAGCGAACTGCGGGTCGGCGATCTCGGCGTCCGGTCCAGTTTCGAGCTGAGCTTGAGACAGCTGTCCGAAGCCGCGCGCACCGCGTTCGGCAGGCTGGCGCTGCTGGGCGCGCAGGACTTCCCGAGCTGGGTGATGGACGAGCTGCTCGACCGGCCCGCCGCGCATGATGTGCTGGACGTGCTCGTCGACGCGAACCTGTTGTCGCTGGTCGGCACCGACGTCGCCGGGCATCCGCGGTACCGGCTGCACGACCTGCTGCGCTGCTACGCGGCGGAACTGCTTGCGGCGCAACCATTTCAGGGTCAGGCGCTGGCGCGGGTGCTCACCGCGCTGCTGTCGCTGGTGAAGATCGCGGCCGCCGCGCTGCCGTCGGCGTTCGGCGCGATGACCGGGCGCGACCTCGGCGGACGGCTCGACGCGGCCGTGGCGGGTGATCCGCTCAGCTGGTTCACCGCCGAGCGCAAGCTGCTCGCGGCCGCCGTCCAGCTCGCCGCCGACGCCGGGCTGGACGAGCTGGCCTGGCAGCTCACCGCGGCCGCGGTCCCGTTCTACGACCTGCGCGGCGCCTACGACGACTGGGCACGCAGCCACCAAGTCGCGCTGGAAGCCGTTGTGGCGGCGGGAAATCGCGCTGGTGAGGCGGTGCTCGCGCGCGGCCTCGGGCAGGTCCGGCTCTATCACGACGAGTATCCCGAAGCCGAACGCGCGATGACCCGCGCGGCCGAGTTGTTCGCCGAACTCGGCGATGTCAGAGGCGAAGCGCTCGCGGTGGCCGGGCTCGGCACCGTGTCACGGGTGCGCGAGCGTCCGGCGGAGGCCCTGGCCTTCTATCGGCGCGCGCTCGCCGGGCTCGACGAGGCGGGTGACCGCACCGGGGTGGCGCAGATGCGCAACTCGCTCGGCTCGACGCATCTGCTGCTCGGCGAGTTCGCCGAAGCCGAGAAGTGGCTCGGCCGCGCCCGCGAGCTCGCCGCCGAGATCGGCGACGCGCATCGCGAGGCGAAGGTGCTCACCGAGCTGGGCACCCTGCACCGGGAAGCGGGCCGGTTCCCGGAATCACTGGCCTGCCTGCGCCTCGCGCTGTCCATTTTGGACGAGATCGGCGACGAGCGGTGCAGCGCGTACGCGTTGCTCGGCATCGGCCAGGCGCTGCTCGCGACCGGCGAACCCGTGCAGGCGCGCGGAGTCTGCGACCGCGCGCTGCGGGTGTTCCGCGAAACCGGTAACCGGCAAGGGGAACGGACCGGCCTCGCGTTGCTGGAGCAGGCGCAGCGGCGGCGGAGTTCCGCCGCCGCCCGCACCTGA
- a CDS encoding GAF domain-containing protein translates to MFIVTDPAESPNHTGSPHPSATDDVLAALLDRAAQHQAAMVLMERYDLPDPATATHAMATAARRHGRAVGAVARALLIAPEPRRAARSWFPSRVWTSAPPVGFLAGSAATRPQDVLDAAVDAATGYAQTAQGDIQTVTPVRGGLDLRQARGFSPAFVRQFAHVDGDETACAIALNTRRSVTVPDVTRCDIFDRPALETLARAEIRAVHSVPILAGGGAGVVSVHYPRPGATPSHATRVALSGIAAQTGAWLQWYGRTAMLDALEDLHQHACRFPAM, encoded by the coding sequence ATGTTCATCGTGACTGACCCGGCCGAGTCCCCGAACCACACCGGGTCGCCGCACCCGTCGGCCACCGACGACGTGCTGGCCGCCTTGCTGGACCGGGCGGCTCAGCATCAGGCGGCCATGGTGCTGATGGAACGCTACGACCTGCCGGACCCGGCAACGGCGACGCACGCCATGGCCACCGCCGCGCGCAGGCACGGACGTGCCGTCGGCGCGGTCGCGCGTGCGTTGCTCATCGCGCCCGAACCTCGGCGCGCCGCCCGATCCTGGTTTCCCAGCAGGGTCTGGACGAGCGCGCCGCCGGTCGGTTTCCTCGCAGGCTCGGCCGCCACCCGGCCGCAGGACGTGCTCGACGCGGCGGTGGACGCCGCGACCGGCTACGCGCAGACCGCGCAGGGTGACATCCAGACCGTCACACCGGTGCGGGGCGGGCTCGATCTCAGGCAGGCACGTGGTTTCTCGCCCGCGTTCGTCCGGCAGTTCGCCCACGTCGACGGGGACGAAACCGCCTGCGCGATCGCCTTGAACACGCGGCGATCGGTCACCGTCCCCGACGTCACCAGATGCGACATCTTCGATCGTCCGGCGCTGGAGACACTCGCGCGCGCGGAGATTCGCGCGGTGCACAGTGTCCCCATCCTGGCCGGCGGCGGTGCCGGTGTCGTCTCGGTCCACTACCCGCGGCCAGGTGCCACGCCGAGCCACGCCACCCGCGTCGCGTTGTCCGGCATCGCGGCGCAAACGGGCGCCTGGCTCCAGTGGTACGGCCGCACGGCGATGCTCGACGCGCTCGAAGACCTGCACCAGCACGCCTGCCGGTTTCCCGCGATGTAG
- a CDS encoding TetR/AcrR family transcriptional regulator, with the protein MGRDTTPGSDSVLERAFAEALTEDPGTDETTTRILDGAYDQFCRIGIRRSTMEDVARRAGVSRITVYRRFPTKDALVEHVVRREFRRYFNEFLLEIRQARTVADRVVLGFATSLRAIRGNPLIGGLMDLEPDVLVPSMISDGGQTLAAVQRFVASRLRLEQRAGTVSAAVDVEVVAELMVRLSSSFLVTPSQVIDLDDDAQVRELARRYLVPMLSAT; encoded by the coding sequence ATGGGCCGAGACACCACCCCCGGCTCCGACTCGGTGCTGGAGCGCGCTTTCGCCGAAGCGCTCACGGAGGATCCCGGCACCGACGAGACCACCACCCGCATCCTCGACGGCGCCTACGACCAGTTCTGCCGCATCGGCATCCGCCGCTCGACGATGGAGGACGTCGCCCGCCGCGCCGGCGTCTCACGCATCACCGTCTACCGCCGCTTCCCCACCAAGGACGCGTTGGTCGAGCACGTGGTCCGCCGCGAGTTCCGCCGCTACTTCAACGAGTTCCTGCTCGAAATCCGGCAGGCGCGCACGGTGGCCGACCGGGTGGTTCTCGGCTTCGCGACCTCGCTGCGCGCCATCAGGGGCAACCCGCTGATCGGCGGCCTGATGGACCTCGAACCCGACGTGCTCGTGCCGTCCATGATCAGCGACGGCGGCCAGACACTGGCCGCCGTCCAGCGCTTCGTCGCGAGCAGGCTCCGTCTCGAGCAGCGGGCGGGCACGGTGTCGGCCGCCGTCGACGTCGAAGTCGTCGCCGAGCTCATGGTCCGCCTGTCGTCGTCGTTCCTGGTCACCCCGAGCCAGGTGATCGACCTCGACGACGACGCGCAGGTGCGGGAGCTGGCCAGGCGCTACCTCGTGCCGATGCTCTCGGCTACTTGA
- a CDS encoding cation:proton antiporter, producing the protein MIPTVLAAAAVAMVRSLAALRLQRWNLGAPAMMVLGGILIGLLVQDSVAAALNTDVAQHVAEIILAFLLFVDATEIRGGRLWGNSPGVAGRVLLLAMPVSIGLAMLLGAVLFPDLSWTMLLIVACVVMPIDFAPSEGVVRDRRLSARVRSVLNVEGGYNDGIVTPVFVFALLLAGSGEGEAKTPLGALGTAFSQAAIAIGVGLALGSLVAWLMHRTDRAGWTSAQTRRIVVALTPLVAYSTAVQLGGNGFVTSFVCGIAFRYVHRLLIARAIHRAPSGQRGHALTALTKDFGLLEDLTALMTMTMWFVVGLAAVVMFIVGISWQAVVFCVAALTVIRFVPVLASLLGCSLPRRDRVLIGLLGPRGTTTIVFGLIAYNGLPDGVPADTVLLSTVLVVIGSVVLHGAGSEPVIRKLGTVK; encoded by the coding sequence ATGATCCCCACAGTCCTCGCCGCCGCCGCGGTCGCCATGGTCCGTTCGCTCGCGGCCTTGCGGTTGCAACGCTGGAATCTCGGGGCGCCCGCGATGATGGTGCTCGGGGGAATCCTCATTGGACTGTTGGTGCAGGACTCGGTCGCCGCCGCGCTGAACACCGATGTGGCGCAGCATGTCGCCGAGATCATCCTGGCGTTCCTGTTGTTCGTCGACGCCACCGAAATCCGGGGCGGCAGGCTGTGGGGTAACTCGCCCGGGGTGGCCGGGCGGGTGCTGTTGCTGGCGATGCCGGTGAGCATCGGGCTGGCGATGCTGCTGGGTGCGGTGCTGTTCCCTGATCTTTCGTGGACGATGCTGCTGATCGTCGCGTGTGTGGTGATGCCGATCGACTTCGCGCCGAGTGAGGGGGTCGTGCGGGATCGGCGGCTGTCGGCTCGGGTGCGCAGTGTGCTGAACGTCGAAGGCGGGTACAACGACGGGATCGTCACGCCGGTGTTCGTGTTCGCTCTGCTGCTGGCCGGTAGCGGTGAGGGTGAGGCCAAGACGCCGCTGGGCGCGCTGGGGACGGCGTTCTCGCAGGCGGCGATCGCGATCGGGGTGGGGCTCGCGCTCGGGAGCCTCGTGGCGTGGCTGATGCACCGGACCGACCGGGCCGGGTGGACGTCGGCGCAGACCCGGCGGATCGTCGTCGCGCTGACGCCGCTGGTGGCGTACTCGACCGCCGTGCAGCTGGGCGGGAACGGGTTCGTGACGTCGTTCGTGTGCGGGATCGCGTTCCGGTACGTGCACCGGCTGCTGATCGCGCGGGCGATCCACCGCGCGCCGTCCGGGCAGCGTGGGCACGCGCTGACCGCGCTCACCAAGGACTTCGGGTTGCTGGAAGACCTCACCGCGCTGATGACCATGACCATGTGGTTCGTGGTCGGACTGGCCGCTGTGGTGATGTTCATCGTCGGGATCAGCTGGCAGGCGGTCGTGTTCTGTGTCGCCGCGCTGACCGTCATCCGGTTCGTTCCGGTGCTCGCGTCACTGCTCGGCTGCTCGCTCCCGCGCCGGGACCGGGTGCTGATCGGGTTGCTCGGGCCGCGCGGGACGACGACCATCGTCTTCGGCCTGATCGCCTACAACGGGCTGCCGGACGGGGTTCCCGCGGACACGGTCCTGCTGAGCACCGTGCTGGTCGTGATCGGCAGCGTCGTGCTGCACGGCGCGGGCTCGGAGCCCGTCATCCGCAAGCTCGGGACGGTCAAGTAG
- a CDS encoding carbohydrate ABC transporter permease, with protein MSEPRWLPWVRRLVLGFLAVFTLLPLYVMVSSSLKPLGDVQGKWEWIPSTITIQPFLDIWKTIPLAKYFVNSLVIAGLSTIFSVLIAIFAAYAINRYKFRGRSFFSMTVLSTQMFPGILFLLPLFLIFVSIGNTTGIVLYGSRLGLILTYLTFSLPFAIWMLAGYFDSIPKELDEAAMVDGNGPLGALIRVVIPAAVPGIVAVSIYSFMTAWGEVLFASVMTDSDTRTLAVGLQEYSTQVQVYWNQVMAASLIVSVPIVAGFLLFQRFLVAGLTAGAVK; from the coding sequence GTGTCTGAACCTCGCTGGCTTCCGTGGGTCCGAAGGCTCGTACTCGGCTTTCTCGCCGTGTTCACGCTGCTGCCGTTGTACGTGATGGTCTCGTCGTCGCTGAAGCCGCTCGGCGACGTGCAGGGCAAATGGGAATGGATCCCGTCGACCATCACCATCCAGCCGTTCCTCGACATCTGGAAGACCATCCCGCTCGCGAAGTACTTCGTGAACAGCCTGGTCATCGCGGGACTGTCGACGATCTTCTCGGTGCTGATCGCGATCTTCGCCGCGTACGCGATCAACCGGTACAAGTTCCGCGGCCGGTCGTTCTTCTCGATGACCGTGCTGTCGACGCAGATGTTCCCCGGGATCCTGTTCCTGCTGCCGCTGTTCCTGATCTTCGTCAGCATCGGCAACACCACCGGGATCGTGCTGTACGGCTCGCGCCTCGGGCTGATCCTGACGTACCTGACGTTCTCGCTGCCCTTCGCCATCTGGATGCTCGCCGGTTACTTCGACTCGATACCGAAGGAACTCGACGAGGCCGCGATGGTCGACGGCAACGGCCCGCTCGGCGCGCTGATCAGGGTCGTCATCCCGGCCGCGGTGCCCGGCATCGTCGCCGTTTCGATCTACTCGTTCATGACCGCGTGGGGCGAGGTCCTGTTCGCCTCCGTGATGACCGACTCCGACACGAGAACGCTCGCCGTCGGCCTGCAGGAGTACTCGACGCAGGTCCAGGTCTATTGGAACCAGGTGATGGCCGCGAGCCTGATCGTCTCGGTCCCGATCGTCGCCGGATTCCTGTTGTTCCAGCGCTTCCTGGTCGCCGGGCTCACCGCGGGCGCCGTCAAATAA
- a CDS encoding GH1 family beta-glucosidase has product MNPALPSDFLWGAATAAYQVEGAVDADGRGRSIWDDFCLVPGAIDNGDNGDVVCDHYRRWPEDLAIMKQLGLDAYRFSIAWPRVIPGGRGEVNALGLDHYDRFTDALLEAGIRPFVTLFHWDLPSELQALGGWPARDTAYAYAEYAAVVAARLGDRVRDWNTVNEPLCSAWIGYLEGRFAPGVQDLRQAVDASHHLLLAHGLGVEAIRANASQPANVGLVVNLSGIEPASSRDEDVAAAVRMDGHVNRWWLDPSNGRGYPADMVEVYGIEPPVVGNDLEIIAAPTDFHGLNYYFRQIVEDDPTGPAPYARQVPVEGATTTAMGWEIYGQGLADLIHRLRDDYGSQAIYITESGAAFDDKVAEDGAVIDTDRIAYLEEHLTAVAGAVSSGAPVKGYFAWSLLDNFEWANGLDKRFGLVRVDFDTQVRTVKASGQFYADLIAEHRARR; this is encoded by the coding sequence TTGAACCCCGCTCTTCCCTCGGATTTCCTGTGGGGCGCGGCCACCGCCGCGTACCAGGTCGAAGGCGCCGTCGACGCGGACGGCCGCGGCCGGTCCATCTGGGACGACTTCTGCCTGGTCCCAGGAGCCATCGACAACGGCGACAACGGCGACGTCGTGTGCGACCACTACCGGCGCTGGCCGGAAGACCTGGCGATCATGAAGCAGCTCGGCCTCGACGCCTACCGGTTCTCCATCGCCTGGCCGCGGGTGATCCCCGGCGGCCGCGGCGAAGTCAACGCGCTCGGCCTCGACCACTACGACCGCTTCACCGACGCGCTGCTCGAAGCCGGGATCCGGCCGTTCGTCACGCTGTTCCACTGGGACCTCCCGTCGGAGCTGCAGGCGCTCGGCGGCTGGCCCGCCCGTGACACCGCCTACGCCTACGCCGAGTACGCGGCCGTGGTCGCGGCCCGCCTCGGCGACCGCGTGCGCGACTGGAACACGGTCAACGAGCCGCTGTGCTCGGCGTGGATCGGTTACCTGGAAGGACGTTTCGCGCCGGGCGTCCAGGATCTGCGCCAGGCCGTCGACGCGTCGCATCACCTGCTGCTCGCACACGGACTCGGCGTCGAGGCGATCCGCGCCAACGCGTCGCAGCCCGCGAACGTCGGCCTGGTCGTCAACCTGTCCGGCATCGAACCGGCCTCCTCGCGCGACGAGGACGTCGCGGCGGCCGTCCGGATGGACGGGCACGTCAACCGCTGGTGGCTCGACCCGTCCAACGGCCGCGGCTACCCGGCCGACATGGTCGAGGTCTACGGCATTGAACCCCCGGTGGTCGGCAACGACCTCGAGATCATCGCGGCGCCGACGGACTTCCACGGCCTGAACTACTACTTCCGCCAGATCGTCGAGGACGACCCGACCGGCCCGGCGCCGTACGCGCGCCAGGTCCCGGTGGAGGGCGCGACCACCACCGCGATGGGCTGGGAGATCTACGGCCAGGGCCTCGCCGACCTGATCCACCGCCTGCGCGACGACTACGGCTCACAGGCCATCTACATCACCGAAAGCGGCGCGGCCTTCGACGACAAGGTCGCCGAGGACGGTGCGGTCATCGACACCGACCGCATCGCCTACCTGGAGGAACACCTGACCGCGGTCGCGGGCGCGGTGTCGTCCGGGGCGCCGGTGAAGGGGTACTTCGCCTGGTCGCTGCTGGACAACTTCGAGTGGGCGAACGGGCTGGACAAGCGCTTCGGCCTGGTCCGCGTCGACTTCGACACCCAGGTCCGCACGGTCAAGGCGAGCGGTCAGTTCTACGCCGACCTGATCGCCGAGCACCGCGCCCGCAGGTGA
- a CDS encoding oxygenase MpaB family protein, whose product MDELSRRKMLMITGGALGAMGMAAPAQAHSHWTWPASGSVAGAGAGADPRWVWDEEADPLLASILDRGDVPRVNALLRTWTRNDQPLPAGLPEDLRAFMEQARRLPSWADRAKLDRVGDFIKAKGTYLILVYGLGGGMMSTAIPAEARAVYHSKGGADMKDRIAKTTKFGVDAHALNAYKPDGDAIVSSVKTRLVHAAVRHLLPKSPHWPHSGGQIPISQNDMLVTWHTLPTLVMRKLTDWRVRVSPAESAAYLHLWQVNAHMLGIRDEYVPATWDAAYAQSAQVLDPVLAPTPEGVSLADTLLDMASQATGPGQPVTRALLNSLTRYLLGDRVSDWIEVPREPVWDPLVRNGLPLWVRVREGVLTWPLAPPISWTLDELIRKLMLFYLGEAKPISIEIPDTNRPG is encoded by the coding sequence GTGGACGAACTCAGCAGACGCAAAATGTTGATGATCACCGGCGGGGCGCTGGGCGCGATGGGCATGGCGGCACCCGCTCAAGCGCACTCCCACTGGACCTGGCCTGCCAGCGGCTCGGTGGCGGGCGCCGGTGCGGGCGCCGACCCGAGGTGGGTGTGGGACGAGGAAGCCGATCCGCTGCTCGCGTCGATCCTCGATCGCGGCGACGTGCCGAGGGTGAACGCCCTGCTGCGCACGTGGACCCGCAATGACCAGCCACTTCCGGCCGGCCTGCCGGAGGATCTGCGCGCGTTCATGGAGCAGGCGCGGCGGCTGCCCTCGTGGGCCGACCGGGCGAAACTCGACCGGGTCGGCGACTTCATCAAGGCCAAGGGGACCTACCTCATCCTCGTGTACGGGCTCGGCGGCGGGATGATGAGCACCGCCATCCCGGCCGAGGCCCGCGCGGTCTATCACTCCAAGGGCGGCGCGGACATGAAGGACCGCATCGCCAAGACCACCAAGTTCGGGGTCGACGCCCACGCGCTCAACGCCTACAAGCCCGACGGCGACGCCATCGTGAGCTCGGTGAAGACGCGGCTGGTGCACGCCGCCGTGCGGCATCTGCTGCCGAAATCCCCGCACTGGCCGCACAGCGGCGGGCAGATCCCGATCAGCCAGAACGACATGCTGGTCACCTGGCACACCTTGCCGACCTTGGTCATGCGCAAGCTCACCGACTGGCGGGTCCGCGTCTCCCCCGCCGAATCCGCGGCCTATCTGCATCTGTGGCAGGTCAACGCGCACATGCTCGGCATCCGGGACGAGTACGTGCCCGCCACCTGGGACGCCGCCTACGCCCAGTCCGCGCAGGTGCTCGATCCCGTGCTGGCGCCGACCCCCGAGGGCGTCTCGCTCGCCGACACCCTGCTCGACATGGCCAGCCAGGCGACCGGGCCCGGACAGCCGGTCACCCGCGCGCTGCTCAACTCGCTCACGCGCTACCTGCTCGGCGACCGCGTGTCCGACTGGATCGAGGTGCCCCGCGAGCCGGTCTGGGATCCGTTGGTGCGCAACGGATTGCCGCTGTGGGTGCGGGTACGCGAAGGGGTGCTCACCTGGCCGCTGGCGCCGCCGATCTCGTGGACGCTCGACGAGCTGATCCGCAAGCTCATGCTGTTCTACCTGGGCGAGGCGAAGCCGATCAGCATCGAGATCCCGGACACCAACCGGCCCGGCTGA
- a CDS encoding carbohydrate ABC transporter permease, producing MAIAVKDAPAVKAAGAREPGSRWAKRRKIGLPYLLLLPALLLELLIHVIPMLVGIGMSFLKLTQYFIRNWSAAPNAGLDNYKFVLDFDSAAGKALLHSFWVTVLYTVLVVGLCWLFGTSAAVLMQRSFRGRGLLRTLFLVPYALPMYAAVITWSFMFQRDTGLVNSVLGTHSFWLIGDNSFWSLVIVSVWRNWPFAFLIIMAGLQNIPGELYEAAEIDGASWWRQVRAITQPMLRPVNQVLLLVLFLWTFNDFNTPYVLFGKSAPQEASLISIHIYQSSFKTWNFGLGSAMSVLLLLFLLVVSALYLGIAARRRKASV from the coding sequence CGTGAAAGCGGCCGGGGCCCGCGAACCGGGCAGCCGGTGGGCTAAGCGCCGCAAGATCGGCCTGCCCTACCTGCTCCTGCTGCCCGCGTTGCTGCTCGAACTGCTCATCCACGTGATCCCGATGCTCGTCGGGATCGGGATGAGTTTCCTCAAGCTGACCCAGTACTTCATCCGGAACTGGTCGGCCGCCCCCAACGCGGGGCTCGACAACTACAAGTTCGTACTCGACTTCGACAGCGCGGCGGGCAAGGCGCTGCTGCACTCGTTCTGGGTCACCGTGCTGTACACGGTGCTCGTGGTCGGGCTCTGCTGGCTCTTCGGCACCTCGGCGGCGGTGTTGATGCAGCGGTCTTTCCGCGGTCGGGGACTGCTGCGCACGCTCTTCCTGGTGCCGTACGCGTTGCCGATGTACGCCGCGGTGATCACCTGGTCGTTCATGTTCCAGCGTGACACCGGGCTGGTGAACAGCGTGCTGGGCACGCACTCGTTCTGGCTGATCGGCGACAACAGCTTCTGGTCGCTGGTGATCGTGTCGGTCTGGCGCAACTGGCCGTTCGCGTTCCTGATCATCATGGCGGGCCTGCAGAACATCCCCGGCGAGCTGTACGAGGCCGCCGAGATCGACGGCGCGAGCTGGTGGCGTCAGGTGCGGGCGATCACCCAGCCGATGTTGCGCCCGGTCAACCAGGTGCTGCTGCTGGTGCTGTTCCTGTGGACCTTCAACGACTTCAACACGCCGTACGTGCTGTTCGGCAAGTCCGCGCCGCAAGAGGCTTCGCTGATCTCCATCCACATTTACCAAAGCTCGTTCAAGACCTGGAACTTCGGCCTCGGCTCGGCCATGTCGGTGCTGCTGCTGTTGTTCCTGCTGGTGGTCAGCGCGCTTTATCTCGGCATCGCCGCGCGAAGGAGGAAAGCAAGTGTCTGA